Sequence from the Deinococcus aquaedulcis genome:
ATCTCGGGCAGCGCTTCAAGGTCAAAGCCCACCTTGGCGCGGGCGTGAAAGCCGGCCCCATCGGCGCGGCCCTCGCCCCGGGCGGGGTTCACCCCAAAAAACACGGCGTCGGCGCCGGCCTCTACAGCGGCGCGCAGCTGCGCCTGTCCCCCCACGGGGCTCATGACTTCGGGCTTGGTGCGGGCACGCGGCATAACGGGTCAGTGTACCGAATGAAGATTCGGCAAAGGGTGACGCAGGGTGCAGGGGAAGGGAAAGAAGGTTGGGGGCCCTGCGGCATGTGCGCTGACCCAGCGTGCAACTGTGAAGTACGCTGCGGGACGTGAGCGCGCCCATCTTCAAGAAGCGGGAGCAGCAGCAAGAACCCCGCCCTTCAACTTCTCCAGCGCCAGAACAGGAGCCGCCCAGTCCCCTTCGGCTGGCTCAACAGGCGGTGCAGCGACACACCACACGGCCACTGACGTTTCAGCGGCAGGCGGTCGCCCCGGTGTTGCGGGCGGCCAGTTTGGAGCAGGCCGAGGTGGCCCGGGTACAGGTGCAGCGGCGAGCAGTCGTAGAACAGCTGCGTTCGTTCCCATTGGGAGAGGGCGCTCCTGTTCAACGCAAAGCCGAGCTTATCCCCACCAAGCCGCAAAGCCCTGCTGAGTGGGTGACGGTGATGCGCCACCAGGCCGAGCAGGTCGAGGGCCAAGCTCTGGATACGCGCCAATATGCCCAGTTCACGGCCCTGCAACGGCAGGTAGCGCACACCTTGGCTCAGGGCTTTCGGTCTGATCGAGGCCCAGTCCAAGCGCGGTATGACACGTATGGCGAACACCTGGCCACGCTGCAACGCCATGAAATCAGCGCCCCAGTGAGCCGGGTGGTGCTGGGAATGGTGCCCGCAGGCGAACGGCTGGCCTTGCAGCGCGCCGTGGATGTGGCCTTGCAGCGTTATGAGGCGAAGGCGCAGCAGGAGGCGAGCTGGGAACAGCGTCAACGCTTGCAGCGCCAACTGGCAGAACTGGACGTGGAAGCCACTCAGCCAGTTCTGCAACGCATTCAGGCGAAACGAGGCAGCGGCAATCCGTTGCCCGAAGCAATTCAGCGGCACCTCGAGCAGGGCCTCAACCACGATCTGAGCAAGGTGCGCATTCACGACGATACGGAAGCCGACAAATTGGCCAAGGGCGTCAATTCGATTGCCTTTACGACAGGAACGGACATCTTTTTCCAGAGTGGGAAGTTCAATCCGAACACGCAGAGTGGCCTCGAACTGCTGGCCCACGAGGTCACCCATACGGTACAGCAAGCTCAAGGTCGCGTCGGTCCAGGCATTGACCCCGATGCGGGCCTGGAAGCCGAGGCCCGCAGTATGGGACGCCACCTAGCCAACACATCAGAGGCCATCAAAATCAACCCGCGTCCCGGCCGATCCCACCGGCTCAAAGTGATAGGGAAAAACCTCGGCGTTCAGAGAAAGCTCAGCATTCAGCGGGCCCTCCCTGTCGTGGCGGTCTGGATAGGAAAAACTATTGTTACGGGAAGCATCGATAACTTTATCGACTACGCCATCGCAGTTCTTCTGGGTCTTCCTGCGCCCGGCTTCTGGGATAAGGCGGGCAACTTTGCGCTGAATGCAATCCCGGGGGTTGGCGAAGCCAAGAAAGCCAAGAAGATTGCGGAGCTCTCCAGTGCGCTGGGGAAGGTCATCGGTTCTCTTCAAGACCTCGAGAAGCTGGGGGATGCAGGAAAAAGCGCGGCAGCAGTCATTCGCAAAAGAGCAGGGGCCTTTGAAACTGCCGCCAAATCTGGAGACCTTAATACCGCACGTACGGCCTGGACCCAGCTGATCGAGAGTATTCAAAATGGTCATCTGGTCAAAGCACGCCAATTGAACATGGCGACATACCAGAGTTGGGCCACCAAAGGATTGACAGTGGGTGGGCAGGCATTCAAGGTAAATGACCATTTCCTGAATACCCTTAAAAAAGGAGGGCGCAAAGATATCGATCCCAGCGAGGTGATAGAAGCCCTGAGATCAAAACCTTCATCTCGAGCCGTCATCGATGGTCTCCCCAGCGTGACCTACACCAACCCCAAAACAGGCTTGCGGGTTTTTGTCAATCCAGACACCAAAGAACTTGTCGGCGTCTGGCCCGCAAACTTCAGGTGAAGCCATGTTGAGAGTCATTGGCATCAGAGAAGCAGCCGATTTTACCTATCAGGTGGAGATCAACCCCACCGTGAATTCATTCTGGATCTACCCCGATCCGGATGAAGCGGTGTACTACGCTCACCGGCTCACGTTCTGCGGTTCTACGTTGCTGTGCACCGGTTCCGAAGGAGAGTTTCTGGAGCTGGAATCCCAGTTTCAGCAGCGAAGCACGCACGCACCCCCAAACCTTGGGGGCCTAAAGAGATCATGCGGACTTCCTCTTTTACAGGTCGCAGAGCCACCTACATACTCGGCTATCTTTCCACGCACTGACGGCTTCGTTCAGTGGTTCAAAGATGGAACCCCTCATATCAATCATGTTCTGGAGTGGGGAAACGTCGAATTTTTACTGCGAGACGACGAGCTTGTAGGAATTCAGGCCACAATCACGCCGTAGCCGTTGCCATTGTTGTTCTTCCACGCGCGGTGCATGAACTGGCTCCTCCTCCCGCGCTACCCTACCCTCTATGCGCGTGCTGTTTATTGGGGATGTGTTTGGCCAGCCGGGAAGGCGGGTGCTGGGCGCACATCTGCCCACCCTGCGCGGTCAGGCCGATTTCGTGATTGTGAACATGGAAAATGCCGCCGGGGGCTTTGGCCTGCACCGCGAGGCCGCCGACGCAGCCTTGAAGGCGGGCGTGCACTGCATCACCCTGGGCAACCACGCGTGGCACCACAAAGACGTGTACGTGATGATGCAGGACGAGGGCACCTATCCCATCGTGCGGCCCCTGAACTACAGCGACCCCGGCACGCCCGGCGTGGGTTGGCGCACCTTCACGGTGAAAACGGCGACTGGCCCCCAGCGCCTGACCGTGGTGAACCTGCTGGGCCGGGTGTTCATGGAGGCCATGGCCAACCCCTTCCGCGCCATGGACGAACTGCTGGAGCGCGACGACCTGGGCACGGTGTTCGTGGACTTTCACGCCGAAGCCACCAGCGAAAAGCAGGCGATGGGCTGGCACCTCGCCGGGCGGGTGGCCGCCGTGATTGGTACGCACACCCATGTGCCCACCGCCGACACCCGGATTCTGAAGGGCGGCACGGCCTACCAGACCGACGCGGGCTTCACTGGCCCGCACCACAGCATCATTGGCAGCGGCATTGACGGACCCATTCAGCGCTTTCTGACCGAGCGCCCCCACCGCTACGGGGTGGCCGAGGGGGGAGGCGCAGAACTGAACGGCGTGTTTGTCCAGATAGAGGGGGGCCGCGCCACCGGCATCGAACGGTACCGTTACGTCGAAGAGGGGTAAGTGGGCGCTGCCCCACCCCGGGGAGAGCGCATGACGATCCGTGACGACGTGAGGGTGCTGGGCCGGCTGCTGGGCCAGGTGCTGAAAGAGCAGGAAGGCGAGGCGTTTTTTGGGCTGGTGGAGCGCACGCGCGCCCTGGTGCGCGAGGTGCGCGCTGGGGGCGACGACCGCGAACTGCGGGAGATGATCGCGGGCCTGTCGGGCACGGAGGCGGGCAACCTCGCCCGGGCTTTCACGTGGTATTTCCAGCTGGTCAATCTGGCCGAGGAATACGAGCGGGTGCGGGTGCTGCGCGCCTCGGGCGGGGTACGGCCCCAGAGTCTGGCCCAGGCCCTGCACGAGCTGAGGGCGCAGGGCCTGAGCGCCGAGGACACCGAGGCACTGCTGGCGCGGCTGGACCTGGGCCTGACCTTCACGGCCCACCCCACCGAGATGCGGCGGCGCACCGTGCGCCGGCACCTGGAAGCGGTGGCGCGCGCCCTGCCGGCCCTTGGGGACGAGGGCGAGGGTGGCCCGGCCGCCGAGGGCATCGCCGCCCATGTGGAGGCCCTGTGGCGCACCCCGGAACTGCGGCGCCTCAAACCCACGGTGCTGGACGAGGTCAAGGGCGGCCTGAACTATGTCGCCAGCATTGCCCAGGCGCTGCCGGGGTTGCAGCGCGACCTGAACGCGGCCTTCCGCGAGGTCTACGGCCGCGACACCGACGCCACCCTGCCCCTGAGTTTTTCGTCGTGGATGGGTGGGGACCGCGACGGCAATCCCTTTGTCACCCCGCAGGCCACCCGGGAGGCCCTAGCCCTGCACCGGGACCGCGCGCAGGAAGTGCTGCTGGCGCTGATCCGGCAGGCGTTTGCCGACCTGAGCCAGGAGGAACACGGCACCGAGGCCTACCGCGACGAGTTGCAGGCCCTGTTTGACGCGGTGCAGGCCGGGGAGACGGTGGACCTCGTGGGCCGGCTGTCGGCCCTGGACGCCAGCTTGCGCGCGGCCGGGCAGCGCCGCAGCGCCGACGTCCTGCTCACCCCGCTGCTGACGGTGGCGCGGGTGTTCGGGCAGCACCTGGTCAGCCTGGACATTCGCGAGCACTCGGCGCAGACGGGCGCGGCAGTGGCCGAGTTGCTGCGCGCGGCTGGGGTGGAGGCCGACTACCTGGCCCTGCCGGAGCACGCCAAACAGGAGCTCCTGATCCGCGAACTGCGCTCGCGCCGCCCGCTGTGGCCGGCGGGTGAGGCCCTGCCGGGCACGCTGGAAACCGCCATTGGCCCCATCCGCGAGGTGCGGGAAGCGGTGGCGCTGGCGGGGCCCCGGGCCTTTGGCCGCTACGTGATCAGCATGGCCGAGAGTGTCAGCGACGTGCTCGAGCCGCTGCTACTGGCGCGCGAGGTGGGCCTGCGGGTGCTGCCGGTGCCGCTCTTTGAAACCTTGGACGACCTGACCCGGGCGCCGCAGGTGGTGTGGGAACTGCTCTCGCTGCCGGAATACCGCGCGGTGCTGGGCGGCGACGTGCAGGAAATCATGCTGGGCTACAGCGATTCCAACAAGGACACCGGGTTCCTGGCCGCCAACTGGGCCCTGCACGAGGCGCAGCGGCAGATCAGCGACGTGTGCCGCCGCGCCGGGGTGCGCTGGCGCTTTTTTCACGGGCGCGGCACCTCGATTGGGCGCGGGGGCGGGCCGGCCAGCCGGGCCATCCTGGGCCAGCCGGGCGGCACCATTGACGCGGGTCTGCGCATCACGGAGCAGGGCGAAGCCCTGGCCGACAAGTACAGCCACCCCGTCCTGGCGCGGCGCAACCTCGAACAGGCGCTCTACGGCCTGCTGCTGTCGGCGGCGCGGCCCGGAGGCGAACTGAAGCCCGAGTGGCTGGAGGCCATGACGCGGGCCGCGCAGCGCAGCGCCCAGGCTTACCGCGCCCTGGTGGACGACCCGGCCTTCCTGCCCTTTTTCGAGGCGGTGACGCCCATCCACGAGATTGCCCGGCTGAACATTGCCAGCCGCCCGGTGCGCCGCCCGGGCGCGCCCACCCTGGGCAACCTGCGCGCCATTCCCTGGGTGATGAGCTGGACGCAGAACCGCGCGGGCCTGCCCGGCTGGTACGGGCTGCAAGAAGGCCTGCAGGAAATTGGCGCCCAGACGGCGCGCGAGATGTACGCCGCGTGGCCCTTTTTCCGCACAGTGCTGGACAACGCCCAGATGAGCCTGGCCAAGAGTGACCCCCTGATTTTTGACGAGTACCTGCGCCTGAGCTCCCCTTCCCCGCTGGCCGCGCACCTGAAAGACGCCTACGTGCGCACCGTGGCCCTGGTGCAGGAAGTGGTGGGCGCCGAACTGATGGCGGGCGAGCCGCGCCTGAAGGCCAGCATTGGCCTGCGCAATCCCTACATTGACCCCATTCACCGCATTCAGGTGGAACTGCTGCGCCGCAGCCGGAGCAAGGAAGGCGGCCTGGACGAGTTTGAACGCCCGCTGCTGCTGTCCATTCAGGGCATTGCGGCGGGGGTGCGGAATACGGGGTGAGTGGCTATGGGCCATAAGCGATGGGGCGAAACCCTCATGGCCTGCTGACTGCACCGCCCCTCTTCTGTTCTCGGAACCGCTACCATAATCCCATGCGCTCCCTTGCCCTGACGGGCGCGCTGCTCCTGGCCCTGGCCAGCCTGAGCAGCGCGCAGACGGCCACGCCCCCGGCCCGCTTTGAGGGGCAGATCATCTATCAGGTCATGCCAGACCGTTTTTTCGACGGCAACCCGAACAACAACCAGGGGGTCAACCGCGCCGACCTGCGCGCGTGGCACGGCGGCGACCTGCCGGGCCTGACCCAGAAGTTGCCCTACATTCAGCAACTGGGCGCCACCGCCGTGTGGCTCACCCCCGTCTACCAGCAGCAGACCACCAACTCCTTTGGCACGGCGGCCTACCACGGCTACTGGCCGGCCGATTTCCGTAACGTGGACCCCCACTTTGGCACCCTGGCGGATTTCAGCACCTTCGTGAAGGCCGCGCAGGGGGCCGGGATGCGCGTGGTGCTTGATCAGGTGATCAACCACTACGGTTACGAGGCGGCGGCGGTGCGCGCGCGACCGGGCTGGTTCAACGGCGAAGCGCAGTGCAGCGCCACCACCAACAAGGATGTGGATTGCCCCCTGGCCGGGCTGCCCGACCTGCGCCAGAGCGACCCCCAGGTGCGCGAACTGCTGCTGGGCAACGCGAACTTCTGGCGCGAGCAAGGCGTGCAGGCCTTCCGCTACGACGCGATCAAGCATGTGGAAGGCCCCTTCCTGCGCGAGCTGCTGGCCGCCGACCGGCAGGCGGGCACCTGGACCCTGGGCGAATGGTTCGACGCCGACACGGGCACCGTGGCCGACTGGCAGAAAGAGGGCTTTGACAGCCTGTTTCTCTTCAGCCTGCAGGCGGCCATGAAGGGCAGCATCATGGCTGGGCAGAGCCTGGACGGCGTGCGCAGCGTGCTGGCGCGCCAGAACGAGCTGGTGCGCCCCGGCGAGGTGGCCCTGTTCCTGGACAACCACGACGTGCCCCGCTTTGCCCAGGGCACCCTGTTTGAAGACATCGGCCAGGAGCGCACCAAGTACGGCCTGCGCGCCCTGATGACCCTGCGGGGTGTGCCGGTGATCTGGCAGGGCACCGAAATCGCCATGCGCGGGGCCGCCGACCCGGACAACCGCCGCGATATGCGCTTTGAAGACCAGTGGACCCCCGGCGAGCGCGCGGTGTTCGAGGCCACCCGCGACGCCATCGCCGTGCGCAAGGCCAGCCCCGCCCTGAGTGCCGGCGCCCTGAAGCTGCTCCCCACCCCCGAGACGGTCAGCGGCGACCTGCTGCTGTTTACCCGCGAACTGAACGGTCAGACCGTGCTGGCCGCGTGGCACAACGGCAAGGCGCGCAAGACCTACAGCCTGAAACTGAGCACCCTGGGCGTGGCCTGGGCGGGCCGCCCCGCCGCCTCTTCCCTGTTCGCCGGCCAGAACGCCCGGGTCAGCGTTTCGGGCGGCTACCTGCATCTGAGCCTGCCGCCCCAGGATGCGGCGGCCTTCCGGGTGGAGTAAGCCACAGGGGAGCGGCGCGGAGGTCATCCTTCCGCGCCGCTCTGATTTGGTCTGATTTAAGCTTTCAGGGGCCGGGGCACCGGCAGGGTGTAGGTCGCAAACGGTTTCCACTGCCCGCCCGGGTGGTGGCGGGCCAGGGGCCGGTCCTGGGCGTCCACGTACACCATGCGGTAGCGCACGCGCCCCAGTTCCAGGCCGCCGCGCTCACGCCACAGCACCTGCACGTCCACATTCGTGGCGGCGGGGTCGGTGTCGTGGGCACCCAGAATGCTGAAGTCGTCCAGTCGCCCCGGATAGACCTTCTTCACCTGCCGGATGCTGCGCCGCCCCGTGGGAAACACCCGCGCGGGCAGGGCCAGGGCCATTTCCCGGTACTGCCCGCCCTGCCAGTGGGTCAGGAAGGCGTTCAGGGCGTCCTGTGGCGTGGCGGTGGTCATGTCCTCAGCATGGCACGCCGGGATTAGGGCGCGGTATGGGGCATCTGGCGCAGAGACAGGTGCGACAGGTGGCTCAGGGGCCGCCCGCACCCCTGGGCTGGATGGCCCTTTGGATGGATGGCGGCGCTGGGGGCAGGCGCGTAGCCTCGGCCGGTGACCCCACCCCTTCTATTGGTGCTGACCGGGCTTCCGGCTGCCGGAAAATCCACCCTGGGCGAGGCGCTGGCCCGCGACCTGCAGCTTCCCTTCGTGACCAAGGACGAATACAAGGGCCTGCTGCTGGCCCGGCAGCCAGACCTGCCCCGGGACATTTCGGGGCCCCTGAGCTTTGACCTGATGTGGCATGTGGCGGGCGTGACGCTGAGGGCGGGCGTGAGCACCGTGCTCGAAACGCATTTCTACCGGGGCGTCAGCGAGGCGCATCTTCTGCGATTGGCGCAGACCCACGGCGCCCGGCTGGCCCAGGTGTTCTGCACCGCGCCGCTGGACGTGCTGCGGGCACGGCATGCGGCGCGCGTGGCTTCGGGGGCGCGGCCGGGGATAGACCTGCCTTTTGAGCACGCCCTGGCGCCCGCCCACTGGTGCCACACCCCGCTGGACCTGGGCCCGGCGCCCTGTCTGCAACTGGACACGGCCGCCGGTGACCCGCTGCCCAGGGCGCTGGCCTGGGTTCGGCAGCTTGACGCACTGCCGACGGACTGAGCGACAGGGACTCCTGGCTGGTGGGCCGCATGGCCCCTCGCTCGCCCCGGGCATGGGTGAACAGGTCTATGAACGGCCCTGCTCCTGCAGCCAACCGGCATGACTCCTGCCCCCCGCCTGCACCAACCACAGCGCCCGGCATGCTGTCCC
This genomic interval carries:
- a CDS encoding eCIS core domain-containing protein, with protein sequence MSAPIFKKREQQQEPRPSTSPAPEQEPPSPLRLAQQAVQRHTTRPLTFQRQAVAPVLRAASLEQAEVARVQVQRRAVVEQLRSFPLGEGAPVQRKAELIPTKPQSPAEWVTVMRHQAEQVEGQALDTRQYAQFTALQRQVAHTLAQGFRSDRGPVQARYDTYGEHLATLQRHEISAPVSRVVLGMVPAGERLALQRAVDVALQRYEAKAQQEASWEQRQRLQRQLAELDVEATQPVLQRIQAKRGSGNPLPEAIQRHLEQGLNHDLSKVRIHDDTEADKLAKGVNSIAFTTGTDIFFQSGKFNPNTQSGLELLAHEVTHTVQQAQGRVGPGIDPDAGLEAEARSMGRHLANTSEAIKINPRPGRSHRLKVIGKNLGVQRKLSIQRALPVVAVWIGKTIVTGSIDNFIDYAIAVLLGLPAPGFWDKAGNFALNAIPGVGEAKKAKKIAELSSALGKVIGSLQDLEKLGDAGKSAAAVIRKRAGAFETAAKSGDLNTARTAWTQLIESIQNGHLVKARQLNMATYQSWATKGLTVGGQAFKVNDHFLNTLKKGGRKDIDPSEVIEALRSKPSSRAVIDGLPSVTYTNPKTGLRVFVNPDTKELVGVWPANFR
- a CDS encoding TIGR00282 family metallophosphoesterase, producing the protein MRVLFIGDVFGQPGRRVLGAHLPTLRGQADFVIVNMENAAGGFGLHREAADAALKAGVHCITLGNHAWHHKDVYVMMQDEGTYPIVRPLNYSDPGTPGVGWRTFTVKTATGPQRLTVVNLLGRVFMEAMANPFRAMDELLERDDLGTVFVDFHAEATSEKQAMGWHLAGRVAAVIGTHTHVPTADTRILKGGTAYQTDAGFTGPHHSIIGSGIDGPIQRFLTERPHRYGVAEGGGAELNGVFVQIEGGRATGIERYRYVEEG
- a CDS encoding phosphoenolpyruvate carboxylase, with amino-acid sequence MTIRDDVRVLGRLLGQVLKEQEGEAFFGLVERTRALVREVRAGGDDRELREMIAGLSGTEAGNLARAFTWYFQLVNLAEEYERVRVLRASGGVRPQSLAQALHELRAQGLSAEDTEALLARLDLGLTFTAHPTEMRRRTVRRHLEAVARALPALGDEGEGGPAAEGIAAHVEALWRTPELRRLKPTVLDEVKGGLNYVASIAQALPGLQRDLNAAFREVYGRDTDATLPLSFSSWMGGDRDGNPFVTPQATREALALHRDRAQEVLLALIRQAFADLSQEEHGTEAYRDELQALFDAVQAGETVDLVGRLSALDASLRAAGQRRSADVLLTPLLTVARVFGQHLVSLDIREHSAQTGAAVAELLRAAGVEADYLALPEHAKQELLIRELRSRRPLWPAGEALPGTLETAIGPIREVREAVALAGPRAFGRYVISMAESVSDVLEPLLLAREVGLRVLPVPLFETLDDLTRAPQVVWELLSLPEYRAVLGGDVQEIMLGYSDSNKDTGFLAANWALHEAQRQISDVCRRAGVRWRFFHGRGTSIGRGGGPASRAILGQPGGTIDAGLRITEQGEALADKYSHPVLARRNLEQALYGLLLSAARPGGELKPEWLEAMTRAAQRSAQAYRALVDDPAFLPFFEAVTPIHEIARLNIASRPVRRPGAPTLGNLRAIPWVMSWTQNRAGLPGWYGLQEGLQEIGAQTAREMYAAWPFFRTVLDNAQMSLAKSDPLIFDEYLRLSSPSPLAAHLKDAYVRTVALVQEVVGAELMAGEPRLKASIGLRNPYIDPIHRIQVELLRRSRSKEGGLDEFERPLLLSIQGIAAGVRNTG
- a CDS encoding alpha-amylase family glycosyl hydrolase — protein: MRSLALTGALLLALASLSSAQTATPPARFEGQIIYQVMPDRFFDGNPNNNQGVNRADLRAWHGGDLPGLTQKLPYIQQLGATAVWLTPVYQQQTTNSFGTAAYHGYWPADFRNVDPHFGTLADFSTFVKAAQGAGMRVVLDQVINHYGYEAAAVRARPGWFNGEAQCSATTNKDVDCPLAGLPDLRQSDPQVRELLLGNANFWREQGVQAFRYDAIKHVEGPFLRELLAADRQAGTWTLGEWFDADTGTVADWQKEGFDSLFLFSLQAAMKGSIMAGQSLDGVRSVLARQNELVRPGEVALFLDNHDVPRFAQGTLFEDIGQERTKYGLRALMTLRGVPVIWQGTEIAMRGAADPDNRRDMRFEDQWTPGERAVFEATRDAIAVRKASPALSAGALKLLPTPETVSGDLLLFTRELNGQTVLAAWHNGKARKTYSLKLSTLGVAWAGRPAASSLFAGQNARVSVSGGYLHLSLPPQDAAAFRVE
- a CDS encoding AAA family ATPase encodes the protein MTPPLLLVLTGLPAAGKSTLGEALARDLQLPFVTKDEYKGLLLARQPDLPRDISGPLSFDLMWHVAGVTLRAGVSTVLETHFYRGVSEAHLLRLAQTHGARLAQVFCTAPLDVLRARHAARVASGARPGIDLPFEHALAPAHWCHTPLDLGPAPCLQLDTAAGDPLPRALAWVRQLDALPTD